The stretch of DNA AGGGGCGCTCAGAACGGGATGTCGTCGTCCATGCCGGAAGAATTGTACTTGCCGGCCGAGGCCGCGGCCGGCGCCGGACGCCGCTCCATCGGGCTCGCCGAGCCGAAGTCCGAGCCGGGATAATCGCGCCCGCCCTCGCTGTCGCCCTGACCCTGGCCCTGGCCGCGGCCGCCGAGCAGCGTCATCTCGCCGCGATAGCGCTGCAGCACCACCTCGGTCGAATATTTCTCCTGGCCGGACTGGTCGGTGTATTTGCGCGTCTGCAGCTGGCCCTCGATGTAGACGGTCGAGCCCTTGCGCAGATATTGCTCGGCGATCTTGGCCAGCCCCTCGTTGAAGATCACGACGCTGTGCCACTCCGTGCGCTCCTTGCGCTCGCCCGAGGCCTTGTCGCGCCAGGTCTCCGAGGTGGCGATGCGCAGATTGACCACAGGCTCGCCGGAGTTCAGCCGCCGCACCTCGGGATCGCGGCCGAGATTGCCCACCAGAAT from Labrys wisconsinensis encodes:
- the ssb gene encoding single-stranded DNA-binding protein; amino-acid sequence: MSGSVNKVILVGNLGRDPEVRRLNSGEPVVNLRIATSETWRDKASGERKERTEWHSVVIFNEGLAKIAEQYLRKGSTVYIEGQLQTRKYTDQSGQEKYSTEVVLQRYRGEMTLLGGRGQGQGQGDSEGGRDYPGSDFGSASPMERRPAPAAASAGKYNSSGMDDDIPF